One Actinomyces respiraculi DNA window includes the following coding sequences:
- a CDS encoding leucine--tRNA ligase, with protein MTDSSQVTDPTNATPYRYTAALADSIETAWQDRWEREGTFHSDNPEGALAGPGAAKDKFFLLDMFPYPSGKGLHVGHPLGYIATDVVARFTRMTGKNVLYTMGYDAFGLPAEQYAVATGQHPRVSTEANIANMRRQLRRLGLSHDSRRSVQTIDVDYVRWTQWIFLKIFGSWFDPNAPRRDGRGTGAARPVAELEAKLASGEVPTPDGRPWAELSAGERADVIDSHRLAYVSSAPVNWCPGLGTVLANEEVTSEGRSERGNYPVFKRNLRQWMMRITAYGDRLAEDLDTVDWPEKVRSMQRNWIGRSEGANVTFPVEGAAEAGSAVTELTVYTTRPDTLFGATFMVVAPEHPLLGSVEATDAEDLTVPATWPQGTREAWTAGHATPAEAVASYRAYAAGATEAERTDEGRTKTGVFTGLYGVNPVNGAKVPVFVADYVLMGYGTGAIMAVPAHDDRDFAFARAYDLDIVQTIGPAEDPRGVDLSEAAYTGDGVAVDSANDEISLDGLSKDEAKAAMIAWLESTGTGRGAVTYRLRDWLFSRQRYWGEPFPVVWDEEGRVHALPESMLPVELPEVTDYSPRSYDPDDAASCPEPPLGKAEDWVKVELDLGNGMRTYYRETNTMPQWAGSCWYEMRYIDPTDDTQLVSPVNEAYWMGPRPEAGNTSGGTDLYVGGVEHAVLHLLYSRFWHKVLFDLGVVSSSEPYHKLFNQGYVQAYAYTDSRGQYVPADEVEETTAPDGAPVFTWRGQPVAREYGKMGKSLKNIVTPDDMYESYGADTFRVYEMSMGPLDQDRPWDTRAVAGSQRFLARLWRNVVDEVTGELVVSDEPAHEATRRLIAQTIVGVRADYEGMRLNTAIAKLIVLNNHLTGLKRSPREAVEALTLMTAPVAPHIAEEIWFRLGHEGSLAYEAFPVVEDESLLAAEKVTCVIQVKGKVRDRLEVDPEIDEAELGRLALSAPGVVRTLDGRGVRKVIVRAPKLVSIVPE; from the coding sequence ATGACGGACTCCAGCCAGGTAACCGACCCGACCAACGCCACGCCCTACCGCTACACCGCGGCGCTGGCGGACTCCATCGAGACCGCCTGGCAGGACCGCTGGGAGCGCGAGGGCACCTTCCACTCCGACAACCCGGAGGGTGCGCTCGCCGGACCCGGCGCCGCCAAGGACAAGTTCTTCCTGCTCGACATGTTCCCCTACCCCTCGGGCAAGGGACTGCACGTCGGTCATCCGCTGGGCTACATCGCCACCGACGTCGTCGCCCGCTTCACACGCATGACCGGCAAGAACGTCCTGTACACGATGGGCTACGACGCCTTCGGGCTGCCCGCCGAGCAGTACGCGGTCGCCACCGGCCAGCACCCGCGCGTGTCCACCGAGGCCAACATCGCCAACATGCGCCGCCAGCTGCGCCGCCTGGGCCTGTCCCACGACTCGCGCCGCTCGGTCCAGACCATCGACGTGGACTACGTGCGCTGGACCCAGTGGATCTTCCTCAAGATCTTCGGCTCCTGGTTCGATCCGAACGCCCCGCGCCGCGACGGGCGCGGTACCGGCGCCGCCCGCCCCGTGGCCGAGCTCGAGGCCAAGCTCGCCTCCGGTGAGGTCCCCACCCCCGACGGGCGCCCCTGGGCCGAGCTGAGCGCCGGTGAGCGTGCCGACGTCATTGACTCGCACCGCCTGGCCTACGTCTCCAGCGCCCCGGTCAACTGGTGCCCCGGCCTGGGAACCGTCCTGGCCAACGAGGAGGTCACCAGCGAGGGCCGCTCCGAGCGAGGCAACTACCCCGTCTTCAAGCGCAACCTGCGCCAGTGGATGATGCGCATCACCGCCTACGGCGACCGTCTCGCCGAGGACCTCGACACCGTGGACTGGCCCGAGAAGGTCCGCTCCATGCAGCGCAACTGGATCGGCCGCTCCGAGGGTGCGAACGTCACCTTCCCGGTTGAGGGTGCCGCCGAGGCAGGCAGCGCCGTGACGGAGCTGACTGTCTACACCACCCGCCCGGACACGCTCTTCGGTGCCACCTTCATGGTGGTGGCCCCCGAGCACCCGCTGCTGGGCTCGGTGGAGGCCACGGATGCTGAGGACCTCACCGTCCCCGCCACCTGGCCGCAGGGCACCCGTGAGGCCTGGACGGCCGGTCATGCCACACCCGCCGAGGCGGTGGCCTCATACCGTGCCTACGCCGCCGGCGCCACCGAGGCCGAGCGCACCGACGAGGGCCGCACCAAGACCGGTGTCTTCACCGGCCTGTACGGCGTCAACCCCGTCAACGGCGCCAAGGTCCCCGTCTTCGTCGCCGACTACGTCCTCATGGGCTACGGCACGGGCGCCATCATGGCTGTGCCCGCGCACGATGACCGTGACTTCGCCTTCGCCCGCGCCTACGACCTCGACATCGTCCAGACCATCGGCCCCGCCGAGGACCCGCGCGGCGTGGACCTGTCCGAGGCCGCCTACACGGGTGACGGTGTGGCCGTCGACTCCGCCAACGACGAGATCAGCCTCGACGGCCTGAGCAAGGACGAGGCCAAGGCCGCCATGATCGCCTGGCTGGAGTCCACGGGCACCGGCCGCGGCGCCGTCACCTACCGCCTGCGTGACTGGCTCTTCAGCCGCCAGCGCTACTGGGGCGAGCCCTTCCCGGTCGTGTGGGACGAGGAGGGGCGCGTCCACGCCCTGCCCGAGTCGATGCTGCCCGTCGAGCTGCCCGAGGTCACCGACTACTCGCCGCGCTCCTACGACCCCGACGACGCCGCTTCCTGCCCGGAGCCGCCGCTGGGCAAGGCTGAGGACTGGGTCAAGGTCGAGCTCGACCTCGGTAACGGGATGAGGACGTACTATCGCGAGACCAACACCATGCCCCAGTGGGCGGGCTCGTGCTGGTACGAGATGCGCTACATCGACCCCACTGACGACACCCAGCTCGTCTCCCCGGTCAACGAGGCCTACTGGATGGGCCCGCGCCCCGAGGCCGGTAACACCTCCGGCGGCACCGACCTGTACGTCGGCGGCGTCGAGCACGCGGTACTGCACCTGCTGTACTCGCGCTTCTGGCACAAGGTCCTGTTCGACCTGGGCGTTGTCTCCTCCTCCGAGCCGTACCACAAGCTCTTCAACCAGGGTTATGTCCAGGCCTACGCCTACACCGACTCCCGCGGCCAGTACGTGCCCGCAGACGAGGTCGAGGAGACGACGGCGCCGGATGGCGCGCCCGTGTTCACGTGGCGGGGTCAGCCCGTTGCGCGTGAGTACGGCAAGATGGGCAAGTCCCTGAAGAACATCGTCACCCCGGACGACATGTACGAGTCCTATGGTGCGGACACCTTCCGTGTGTACGAGATGAGCATGGGCCCGCTCGACCAGGACCGCCCCTGGGACACGCGTGCCGTTGCCGGCTCCCAGCGCTTCCTGGCCCGCTTGTGGCGCAATGTCGTTGACGAGGTTACCGGCGAGCTCGTCGTCTCCGACGAGCCGGCACACGAGGCCACCCGCCGCCTGATCGCCCAGACCATCGTGGGCGTGCGCGCGGACTACGAGGGGATGCGCCTGAACACGGCCATCGCCAAGCTCATCGTCCTCAACAACCACCTCACGGGCCTGAAGCGTTCACCGCGCGAGGCCGTTGAGGCGCTGACCCTCATGACGGCGCCGGTCGCCCCGCACATCGCGGAGGAGATCTGGTTCCGGCTGGGCCACGAGGGCTCGCTTGCCTATGAGGCTTTCCCCGTTGTTGAGGACGAGTCTTTGCTGGCGGCTGAGAAGGTCACCTGCGTCATTCAGGTCAAGGGCAAGGTCCGTGACCGCCTTGAGGTGGACCCGGAGATTGACGAGGCGGAGCTGGGGAGGCTGGCCCTGTCGGCCCCCGGCGTTGTGCGCACGCTGGACGGCAGGGGAGTGCGCAAGGTCATCGTGCGTGCACCTAAGCTTGTGAGCATCGTCCCCGAGTGA
- the nhaA gene encoding Na+/H+ antiporter NhaA — MTPQHRTPADLIARLAHKLEDEVFSGMLMVAAAALALIWANSPLRGSYEALSHAHVGPAFLHLDLSVAHWAADGVLAIFFFVVGLELKQEFVVGSLRDLKEASLPMTAAAFGMLGPALVYTAVQLVGDGNPAGWAVPTATDIAFAVALLSIFGRGLPPAARTFLLTLAVVDDLLAIIVIAVFYSGGISLLPLLGALAVVAVFAVLVQRGFTRWYVLIPLGVVAWGLMHASGVHATIAGVLLGLVVPARSTRAEPTGMTARFAHLAHPWSAGLALPVFALFAAGVNIVDSGGLGEVLADPVAVGIYLGLPLGKVLGIWGCVVLLTRFTTLRLGHGIDNQDVLALSALAGIGFTVSLLIAGLAFADPTTTGHARAAVLLGTLIAAVLGAILLRLRVRTQRRGPGANAHGTADLGRPERGHLAHEVRRRSAREHRDGKRRR, encoded by the coding sequence ATGACTCCCCAGCACCGCACCCCCGCCGACCTGATCGCCAGGCTCGCCCACAAGCTCGAGGACGAGGTCTTCTCCGGCATGCTCATGGTGGCCGCCGCAGCCCTCGCCCTCATCTGGGCCAACTCCCCCCTGCGAGGCTCCTACGAGGCCCTGTCCCACGCGCATGTCGGGCCCGCCTTCCTGCACCTGGACCTGTCCGTCGCCCACTGGGCGGCCGACGGCGTCCTCGCGATCTTCTTCTTCGTCGTGGGCTTGGAGCTCAAGCAGGAGTTCGTCGTCGGCTCACTGCGCGACCTCAAAGAGGCGTCCCTGCCGATGACCGCCGCTGCCTTCGGCATGCTGGGCCCGGCACTCGTCTACACCGCCGTGCAGCTGGTCGGCGACGGCAACCCGGCCGGCTGGGCCGTGCCCACCGCCACGGACATCGCCTTCGCGGTGGCCCTGCTGTCGATCTTCGGGCGCGGCCTGCCGCCCGCGGCACGCACCTTCCTGCTCACCCTGGCGGTCGTCGACGACCTGCTCGCCATCATCGTCATCGCGGTCTTCTACTCCGGTGGGATCAGCCTGCTGCCCCTGCTGGGCGCGCTGGCCGTCGTGGCGGTCTTCGCCGTGCTCGTCCAGCGCGGCTTCACCCGCTGGTACGTCCTCATCCCGCTGGGCGTGGTGGCCTGGGGCCTCATGCACGCCTCGGGCGTCCACGCCACCATCGCCGGGGTCCTGCTGGGCCTCGTCGTGCCAGCCCGGTCCACCCGCGCCGAGCCCACGGGCATGACCGCCCGCTTCGCGCACCTGGCGCACCCGTGGAGCGCCGGGCTCGCCCTGCCCGTCTTCGCGCTCTTCGCCGCCGGCGTCAACATCGTCGATTCCGGTGGCCTGGGAGAGGTCCTGGCGGATCCGGTGGCCGTGGGCATCTACCTGGGCCTGCCGTTGGGCAAGGTCCTGGGCATCTGGGGCTGCGTCGTGCTTCTCACGCGCTTCACGACGCTGCGCCTGGGCCACGGGATCGACAACCAGGACGTGCTGGCCCTGTCCGCCCTGGCGGGCATCGGCTTCACGGTCTCACTGCTCATCGCGGGCCTCGCCTTCGCAGACCCGACGACGACGGGCCACGCCCGGGCAGCGGTCCTCCTGGGCACCCTCATCGCCGCCGTCCTCGGGGCCATCCTGTTGCGCCTGCGGGTGCGCACCCAGAGGCGCGGCCCGGGCGCGAACGCGCACGGCACGGCCGACCTGGGCCGCCCCGAGCGCGGCCACCTCGCCCACGAGGTGCGCCGTCGCAGCGCGCGTGAGCACAGGGACGGCAAGCGGCGGCGATAG
- a CDS encoding HIT family protein, whose translation MSTAAPEPSVFTRIINGEIPGRFVWADDVCVAFATIEPQTPGHVLVVPREQVTTLIDADEATVAHLAVVARRIAATQVRVFVALRPGIVVVGLDVPHLHVHVLPLNQASDVNPASARPAEAAELDAAMETLRAGLREDGWGAFVPALLGSAALA comes from the coding sequence ATGAGCACCGCAGCACCCGAGCCCAGCGTCTTCACCCGGATCATCAACGGCGAGATCCCCGGCCGCTTCGTGTGGGCGGACGACGTGTGCGTCGCCTTCGCGACCATCGAGCCCCAGACCCCGGGGCACGTCCTCGTCGTGCCCCGTGAGCAGGTCACCACTCTCATCGACGCCGATGAGGCCACCGTCGCCCACCTGGCCGTCGTCGCCCGCCGCATCGCTGCCACGCAGGTGCGGGTCTTTGTGGCCCTGCGACCGGGCATCGTCGTCGTCGGCCTGGACGTACCGCACCTGCACGTGCACGTCCTGCCCCTCAATCAGGCCTCCGACGTCAACCCGGCCAGTGCCCGTCCGGCTGAGGCCGCCGAGCTCGACGCCGCCATGGAGACCCTGCGCGCCGGCCTGCGCGAGGACGGTTGGGGTGCCTTCGTGCCCGCGCTCCTCGGCTCCGCGGCCCTGGCCTAG
- a CDS encoding metal-dependent transcriptional regulator, translating to MSARTTSAVGDTDTTVTQDYLKAVWAASEWGGGASITGLARRMGVAPSTASENVARLVEAGLLEHEPYRAVTLSKEGRRRACLMVRRHRLLETYLVERLGFDWDEVHAEAEELEHACSERLLGALDEALGHPVRDPHGDPIPLPDGRIVQPELRGLDTVSVGRTAVVARIDDDSAPLRQLAGAGIGLDTPIVVVDRPAAESGGRRTRRPTTIRAVLAPEGTGEVVVPAGALWVLA from the coding sequence ATGAGCGCGCGCACCACCTCCGCCGTGGGTGACACGGACACCACCGTCACCCAGGACTACCTCAAGGCCGTCTGGGCCGCCTCCGAGTGGGGCGGTGGCGCCTCCATCACCGGTCTCGCCCGGCGCATGGGGGTGGCCCCCTCGACCGCATCGGAGAACGTCGCCCGCCTGGTCGAGGCCGGGCTGCTTGAGCACGAGCCCTACCGGGCCGTGACCCTGAGCAAGGAGGGGCGCCGACGCGCCTGCCTCATGGTGCGCCGTCACCGTCTGCTCGAGACCTACCTCGTCGAGAGGCTCGGCTTCGACTGGGACGAGGTCCACGCCGAGGCCGAGGAGCTTGAGCACGCCTGCTCCGAGCGGCTGCTGGGGGCGCTCGACGAGGCCCTCGGCCACCCCGTGCGCGACCCCCACGGGGACCCCATTCCTCTGCCCGACGGGCGCATCGTGCAGCCGGAGCTGCGCGGCCTGGACACGGTGTCCGTGGGGCGCACCGCCGTCGTCGCCCGTATTGACGACGACTCCGCGCCCCTGCGTCAGCTCGCCGGCGCCGGGATCGGCCTGGACACGCCCATCGTCGTCGTCGACCGCCCGGCCGCCGAATCCGGTGGACGGCGCACGCGCCGCCCGACGACGATCCGAGCCGTGCTCGCCCCCGAGGGCACGGGCGAGGTCGTCGTACCGGCTGGGGCCCTGTGGGTGCTGGCCTGA
- a CDS encoding vitamin K epoxide reductase family protein: MAHVPTEAEIDRMSEDELEAYLDGTFAGPGTPHTPEDAARPTWLRATGARAAYAWLLVVGSAIGIAASWELMLSEITLLREPLSSLACDINPFVSCSASLDVWQGNILGVPNAFVGAMAYAVLLAVGLLLASGARLPRWFWWGLVAGTVGALAFIAWFVTISVTVFSALCPFCMLIWAVTIPMAWATWGEAADQGHLPLSQGAAARLSAARWWGSGATYLVILIVVLVRFWDGFVGLIG; encoded by the coding sequence ATGGCCCACGTGCCCACCGAGGCCGAGATCGACCGGATGAGCGAGGACGAGCTCGAGGCTTACCTCGACGGCACCTTCGCCGGACCCGGCACCCCCCACACACCCGAGGACGCCGCCCGTCCCACCTGGCTGCGCGCCACCGGCGCCCGCGCCGCCTACGCCTGGCTCCTCGTCGTCGGCTCCGCCATCGGCATCGCCGCCTCCTGGGAGCTCATGCTCAGTGAGATCACCCTCCTCAGGGAGCCGCTGAGCTCGCTGGCCTGCGACATCAACCCCTTTGTCTCCTGCTCAGCCTCCCTCGACGTCTGGCAGGGCAACATCCTGGGCGTGCCCAACGCGTTCGTCGGGGCCATGGCCTACGCGGTGCTCCTGGCCGTCGGGCTGCTGCTCGCCTCCGGGGCGCGCCTGCCGCGCTGGTTCTGGTGGGGCCTCGTTGCGGGGACGGTGGGGGCCCTGGCCTTCATCGCCTGGTTCGTCACCATCTCCGTCACCGTCTTCAGCGCCCTGTGCCCCTTCTGCATGCTCATCTGGGCGGTGACCATCCCGATGGCCTGGGCGACCTGGGGTGAGGCCGCTGACCAGGGCCACCTGCCGCTGAGCCAGGGCGCCGCCGCCCGCCTGTCCGCCGCACGCTGGTGGGGGAGCGGCGCCACCTACCTCGTCATCCTCATCGTCGTGCTGGTCCGCTTCTGGGACGGCTTCGTCGGACTGATCGGCTAA
- a CDS encoding metallophosphoesterase family protein, giving the protein MTDEVVTARPGSALARWWDARTVTFRRVTRTLVLLLLTAAASLGLGVVTATASSPVGPHEAHWSTTLDSRVTLDLGVLGMVSMDSPAGVLGVAVVLGEIPSDGAVSDGGEDIVGALLSTDGAAYLSLITHPEITIEAGLRALAADALRRAGLVASLLLCLVAAGRLATGGRLREAVRARLSHGLPSALLATTVTVMVLAFIVPTLRSGTHAGSRLEVLADTPLAEARLSGRVADVVAAYGGRITDLVDANTAFYDEANANLEAAWQASQMVGGAVDVTASGAAVDVEDMRARAAAATARQTGGALVSPPPVAEGEGPVPEENTTPPGTPTSAEPAPTPSATSAARTGVFAVAERGRLTAVLSTDLHCNLDMIALTGRLDALSGARLHMDDGDLTMTGSAPEQFCVNALSDAVPDGVARVFTVGNHDSAQTAEQMRARGWTVTDGSVQEVAGLRVIGDVDALRTPAGGTFQRGDETSEQIGARLAAATCAEGADVDVVLIHQPYTFGPLISSGCAPLLLAGHVHQEKGMGVTQGEHATVAHLTSGAALGGTSIGPVTEDAYLHVLSFDDEGSLVAWRAVVVHPDASVTVGAWRSVPPVGTVLDGASQSVLDAAAASGG; this is encoded by the coding sequence GTGACTGACGAGGTCGTGACCGCGCGCCCCGGCAGCGCCCTGGCGCGCTGGTGGGACGCGCGCACCGTCACTTTCCGGCGCGTCACACGCACTCTCGTCCTGCTGCTGCTCACCGCTGCCGCCTCCCTCGGCCTCGGTGTGGTCACGGCCACCGCCTCCTCGCCGGTAGGCCCCCACGAGGCCCACTGGTCCACCACCCTCGACTCGCGGGTCACCCTGGACCTCGGTGTGCTCGGCATGGTGTCGATGGACTCCCCGGCCGGGGTCCTCGGTGTCGCCGTCGTCCTGGGGGAGATCCCCTCGGACGGGGCCGTGTCTGACGGCGGCGAGGACATCGTCGGTGCGCTGCTGTCCACCGACGGCGCCGCCTACCTCTCGCTCATCACCCACCCCGAGATCACCATCGAAGCCGGCCTGCGCGCCCTGGCCGCCGACGCACTGCGGCGCGCCGGGCTGGTGGCCTCCCTCCTGCTGTGCCTGGTCGCCGCCGGACGTCTGGCCACGGGCGGCAGGCTGCGCGAGGCCGTGCGCGCCCGGCTGTCTCACGGCCTGCCCTCCGCGCTCCTGGCCACGACGGTCACGGTCATGGTCCTGGCCTTCATCGTGCCGACGCTACGCTCAGGCACCCACGCCGGCAGTCGGCTCGAGGTCCTGGCCGACACCCCGCTGGCCGAGGCCCGCCTGTCTGGGCGCGTGGCCGACGTCGTGGCGGCCTACGGCGGCCGGATCACCGACCTCGTGGACGCCAACACGGCCTTCTACGACGAGGCCAACGCCAACCTCGAGGCCGCCTGGCAGGCGTCGCAGATGGTCGGCGGGGCAGTCGACGTCACCGCCAGCGGGGCAGCGGTGGACGTTGAGGACATGCGGGCACGAGCTGCGGCCGCCACCGCGCGGCAGACAGGCGGCGCGCTCGTGTCCCCGCCGCCGGTGGCCGAGGGGGAGGGGCCCGTACCTGAGGAGAACACGACGCCTCCCGGCACGCCCACCTCTGCCGAGCCTGCCCCCACACCGAGCGCCACCTCCGCCGCGCGCACCGGGGTCTTCGCCGTCGCCGAACGGGGCCGACTCACCGCCGTGCTCAGCACCGACCTGCACTGCAACCTCGACATGATCGCGCTGACCGGCCGCCTCGACGCCCTGTCCGGCGCCCGGCTCCACATGGACGACGGCGACCTCACTATGACCGGCTCCGCACCCGAGCAGTTCTGCGTCAACGCCCTGTCCGACGCCGTTCCCGACGGCGTCGCCCGCGTCTTCACCGTCGGCAACCACGACTCCGCCCAGACCGCTGAGCAGATGCGCGCCCGCGGCTGGACCGTCACCGACGGCAGCGTCCAGGAGGTCGCCGGGCTGCGTGTCATCGGCGACGTCGACGCCCTGCGTACCCCTGCCGGTGGCACCTTCCAGCGCGGCGACGAGACCAGCGAGCAGATCGGCGCCAGGCTCGCGGCCGCCACCTGCGCTGAGGGCGCCGACGTCGACGTCGTCCTCATCCACCAGCCCTACACCTTCGGCCCCCTCATCTCCTCCGGCTGCGCCCCGCTGCTCCTGGCCGGCCACGTGCACCAGGAGAAGGGCATGGGCGTCACCCAGGGCGAGCACGCCACCGTCGCCCACCTCACCAGCGGCGCTGCCCTGGGAGGCACCTCCATCGGCCCGGTCACCGAGGACGCCTACCTCCACGTCCTGTCCTTCGACGACGAGGGCTCACTCGTCGCCTGGCGGGCCGTCGTCGTCCACCCCGACGCCTCCGTCACCGTCGGCGCATGGCGCTCCGTGCCGCCGGTCGGTACCGTGCTCGACGGCGCCTCCCAGAGCGTGCTCGACGCCGCAGCAGCCTCAGGGGGCTGA